A part of Desulfitibacter alkalitolerans DSM 16504 genomic DNA contains:
- the cas2 gene encoding CRISPR-associated endonuclease Cas2 has protein sequence MYIILVYDIEMDEGGARASRRIFKICKKYLTHVQKSVFEGDITPALLKKLELELKPNIRQDKDSVLLFKSREERWLQKEFWGKEDDKTSNFF, from the coding sequence ATGTACATTATTTTGGTTTATGATATTGAGATGGATGAAGGAGGAGCCAGAGCTTCCAGAAGAATTTTTAAAATCTGCAAAAAATATTTAACTCATGTACAAAAATCTGTTTTTGAAGGGGACATTACCCCGGCATTGTTGAAAAAACTGGAATTAGAATTAAAACCGAATATTCGACAGGATAAAGACTCGGTGTTACTATTCAAAAGCAGAGAGGAACGTTGGCTTCAGAAAGAGTTTTGGGGGAAGGAGGATGATAAGACGTCCAATTTCTTTTAA